A single region of the Lotus japonicus ecotype B-129 chromosome 4, LjGifu_v1.2 genome encodes:
- the LOC130713553 gene encoding polyadenylate-binding protein 2-like isoform X1, producing the protein MENDDVDMVGAENNNNNEAELDDMKKRLKEMEDEAAALREMQAKVEKEMGSVPDPANASASQTNREEVDSRSVFVGNVDYSCTPEEVQQHFQSCGTVNRVTIRTDKFGQPKGYAYVEFLEVEAVQEALALNESELHGRQLKVSGKRTNVPGMKQFRPRAPNPYMGFRGRALFAPPPFAFAPYGYGKVPRFRMGMRYSPYY; encoded by the exons ATGGAAAACGACGACGTCGATATGGTCGGAGctgaaaacaacaacaacaacgaagCT GAATTGGATGACATGAAGAAACGCTTGaaggaaatggaagatgaagctGCAGCTTTGCGGGAGATGCAGGCCAAGGTTGAGAAGGAGATGGGATCTGTGCCAG ATCCTGCCAATGCTTCTGCAAGTCAGACCAATAGAGAGGAAGTGGATTCTCGATCAGTCTTTGTTGGCAAT GTGGATTATTCATGCACTCCTGAAGAAGTGCAGCAGCATTTCCAATCATGTGGAACTGTAAACCGAGTCACCATTCGCACTGATAAGTTTGGCCAGCCTAAGGGTTATGCCTATGTAGAATTTCTTGAAGTAGAGGCTGTCCAAGAGGCTCTCGCGCTGAATGAGTCTGAACTACATGGGCGTCAATTGAAG GTAAGTGGTAAGAGGACCAACGTACCAGGGATGAAGCAATTTCGTCCCCGCGCCCCTAACCCTTACATGGGTTTTCGAGGCAGAGCCCTATTTGCACCACCTCCTTTTGCCTTTGCTCCTTATGGATATGG AAAGGTTCCAAGATTCAGAATGGGGATGCGCTACAGCCCCTACTATTGA
- the LOC130713553 gene encoding polyadenylate-binding protein 2-like isoform X2, protein MRNHLCLLADYGARFGLLADPANASASQTNREEVDSRSVFVGNVDYSCTPEEVQQHFQSCGTVNRVTIRTDKFGQPKGYAYVEFLEVEAVQEALALNESELHGRQLKVSGKRTNVPGMKQFRPRAPNPYMGFRGRALFAPPPFAFAPYGYGKVPRFRMGMRYSPYY, encoded by the exons ATGCGAAATCATCTATGTCTTTTGGCAGATTATGGGGCCAGATTTGGCTTGTTGGCAG ATCCTGCCAATGCTTCTGCAAGTCAGACCAATAGAGAGGAAGTGGATTCTCGATCAGTCTTTGTTGGCAAT GTGGATTATTCATGCACTCCTGAAGAAGTGCAGCAGCATTTCCAATCATGTGGAACTGTAAACCGAGTCACCATTCGCACTGATAAGTTTGGCCAGCCTAAGGGTTATGCCTATGTAGAATTTCTTGAAGTAGAGGCTGTCCAAGAGGCTCTCGCGCTGAATGAGTCTGAACTACATGGGCGTCAATTGAAG GTAAGTGGTAAGAGGACCAACGTACCAGGGATGAAGCAATTTCGTCCCCGCGCCCCTAACCCTTACATGGGTTTTCGAGGCAGAGCCCTATTTGCACCACCTCCTTTTGCCTTTGCTCCTTATGGATATGG AAAGGTTCCAAGATTCAGAATGGGGATGCGCTACAGCCCCTACTATTGA